One genomic region from Neoarius graeffei isolate fNeoGra1 chromosome 4, fNeoGra1.pri, whole genome shotgun sequence encodes:
- the xirp2a gene encoding xin actin-binding repeat-containing protein 2 isoform X1 has translation METQSGSGGEELKAMGHTRAADAKEDLQESRRIERFDIPLSNLKNMFENPAMQNAEVKGSSSSTRRVMDQSEEMSDPAGSEGVSVEDPEGEVETVPLKERLALYQAAISKEQKSPASVVMEDSEACSLPGGLASVKKQFESQKASSSSSSQSTVTQYHYQQKQEVMSSSETSVKSSVRESHNVKMSQDQKIQQNVASGFGNHFDENVVVIGDQELPKISTQALKQQHEKNIEEATPSKHIKIDLDYNQFQWAPVNVPSKVATGGSYESVTKTMKTTSSTSASSSAHYETTEQFPPPPPPTADHLQVPVEVPERCTSPQPLDQHVPQKYPISKEQYSKQRNLYELKRLYKHIHPEVRKNLERDFITEMERSHMDSDEEVSGDVQQVRYVFENNGSSPGKCMSPEREYLEWDEILKGEVQSMRWMFENKPLDAIKDDTPDENESRNIAQQEIIAGKDVKYTTWMFETQPIDALGTETPDSVEHSRKLTDLARGDVQTATWLFETQPLDCMNKIYQEDDEEEQVVFTKDIAGGDVKTARYLFETQHLDSLGHTETIDESHFLQLKSELEEIKGEVKTTTKMFETQPLCVIRGDSGEMLEITTVRREETEKGDVKTSRWLFETQPLDMINKDPTKVKIICGVSMEENYQGGVNRGRWLFETKTLDQIKDEELENTKTQKEEIIGADVKRHCMVFETQPMDTLKDHTNARPSEPEEIIGGDVTSARHLFETVPMENLKELPEVGKLQKVVALEEEKGDVRHQRWLFESKPLEQIREDKKEITRTVKLQEIDRGDVINCKEIFETMDLSKCTDTHKIAVEGVTSGSVKSNKVLFESTPLYAVQDSSGHYHEVKTVRREEIVKGDVRSCKWMFETRPIDQFDDSLNKFQIIKGISKQEIQSGDVKTAKWLFETQPLDGIKYFSSMEEEENRMNKATEIQKGDVKTCRWLFETQPMDELYEKAEVKTEDNTEIHKGDVKTCTWLFETQTLDSIKDESETILKTCTVKQEDVQGKDVRLARFLFETENLENIQGGEDQSNFKRVTRIDIQSGDVSRMKYIFETQAPDIMTSTSEETMQKLKSRQTEDIQKGNVVNCTWMFENQPIDSIKENTEESKEVRTVTDVQGGNVDKGRFIFETYSLDKIQEDSSETEISKLQRIIREEIEKGDVKNYTMMFETQPLYAIRDKEGHFHEVTTVTKEEILRGDVIGARWLFETKPLDSIKDEDEVYLIKAVTEEDIQKGDVTTARWRFETQPLDEISEDMKVTLKTVADIKGGDVKTNMQRFENDDVSQKYVRTVSISEIQKGDVRSATWMFETRTIDKIRGEGSEYDDMEKVTREEVLKGDVKQSVWLFEKEPLDRIKDSDGTEIMISREEIPKADVKTTTWLFETTPLTEFNETNVERTEIIGKSVKETLEELYSQKMVDSHGIIIEADEIGDVRMAKYKLLNQETPEIQREEVIRGDLNNIMMNLLNRRETTERGITIDAEERGNINTTVKQLFSQDKDVNIEKEEIVRGDIQEAINNLLKKDGTAKHGILIQEDEKGDVRMTIYSLLNKEEESGLVKEDVVKGNVRGTLHRLLYNSDAKDQSSKIQISDTERGNVSFYSTCIESGALDYLRQLQLGSDETYNETSKEKIIGGDVEHTKLILKNSRHAIGRTVAEDDIVPGDVHNTVQVFMMEPVLSLHNVEKEEIVKGDLRAALDSLTQAVNQHKVVEKEEVVKGDINTTLRSLEEAQNQLKEMEKPEIVRGDIRGALESLERSTTAKTEVIIEDVVAGDIKGTLKSLEEAKQAVKEVEKEEIVRGDIQAALLNLQEASTEKKFIQHQVSEQGDVKGTIQLLLEPVSSPQLQRRASTEGDVKMSIKSLYEQEQTQIDKEEVIKGDVHETIKCLMKKKEQSSHKSKVNPSSRVKSSKSISQEEVCECPATPKVESSNPHSSKNLPKRIETSVNTQKQTEVKTNQCQILTREHSSETKHMTSVGQSESSQFSQKINVKEQQQKQKQNPGPAIIKKRVGKQTGEKKAESAAVCAAECDTKETKQTTETAKQTQEIKTVTQVQTKVTTEHTTITQKNTKNLSSEQNVKSLKTEQNIKSLNRNLNPKGMIKKKSQPEIHFPPPPTSPPPPSESEFSLPPPPSPVTEPFIPPHSHLAMRQDSDPSLPPPPPPAIEAEAEFFPPPPQDFLPPPPSQQELNSATQPNLGKPKGRPLFKVPKPEPPKQTDPPKIKWQKKQTAPAPPPPPPQPPVLEQTEKEAKHTTTVTETKARDKKHDVNIKSTEMPLPPVTKVPSKIPVQIPEPEEPPRPKKVFIPPIKLPPSPEPATGPKPRLYARKFKTPLMLAEEKYRKERDEAEKSKTGSTPTSPPESIKIEDLDVVNTETELTTDKLSQSQITAETQQVHPSEPEPVTVPKGPAAGTPEQSAPKTAHPQPLQKVPTTFQLSKPSFPKVGKKTAVTTDKKQAIQTTAEIKVQPTSLFPPLPATEHLENVKASSHTSASKQTITQVQSKQQISANIQCQHTGSIKAEETVTEETKKAPPQPTKIPKVTPSFKVKTFKMPNQEKLEEKKESTQKEQTVISQVCADQVSSKMEKQEQVDQITKDIKLEIDLKKVKQKPKKQLPTVAPKPSVEMHHVLPAVSKEVHQQGSGQTVIQSQQTIKEEHVLVHEEKVSQSSVQQQNIHQKGKFQIKKQTRGSEIPAGEVEASKQHSQKESYQMEIKETAAETSDIQKHEEMQKLLSHIKVMQESGGKMDAKSVKIMLSMIPEWLLGVAEKVELSRAQYNKQKLQEIIMYVRNLAQIKLTFLEANLAALEKTESKPVEEKKAVGGTTQKISKISIGSAKVESQKKTTVQDIKSTEFKTMPPELRMRTPSPTYICIETARRTDSPLQVTPSPPPYRSGATPTPPPRWSETPTNISRATPSPTISRSEKLAKLRDTTAKLSHGASPLSTALPGQVIVQGQMEESHLSSHQEISFETHLMESSMLQSSVEPNEDSVRSVKDKREFFEEAQKAEMNRHYMRKDPIDIPDRLGPEEDDEKEIPIDVHDRMKEDMPRVDLSRLVNKFESPKPKVYIRKDPILIPERLGSDTEDAEHEPEKKPSRVEEMPSFDIKALKNVFEMGDQAHQYLREDRKNLEMREESTEPTGFSEKNSVTEHFSTVDEFGNTVVGSRSHSTSHSQSVTTRRDPPTYADVVRGKVHVLDVPPEASAEQLLKNFQQSWADSENVFKNLGFSVSEQHTSQSASHQQHTVVTENKGVRQRTMSGMSEEGVSHGVSHSRQTKLS, from the exons ATTGATCTTGATTACAACCAGTTTCAATGGGCACCAGTAAATGTGCCATCCAAAGTTGCAACAGGAGGTAGTTATGAGTCTGTTACCAAAACTATGAAGACAACATCCTCTACCTCTGCCTCTTCATCTGCCCATTATGAAACCACTGAGCAATttcctcctccaccaccaccaaCCGCTGACCACCTCCAGGTCCCTGTTGAAGTCCCAGAGCGTTGTACTTCTCCCCAGCCACTTGATCAACATGTTCCCCAAAAATATCCAATCAGCAAGGAGCAGTATTCCAAGCAGAGGAACCTCTATGAGCTGAAACGCTTGTACAAGCATATCCATCCAGAGGTGCGCAAAAACCTGGAGCGGGACTTCATCACCGAAATGGAGCGCTCTCACATGGACAGTGATGAGGAAGTTAGCGGCGATGTGCAGCAAGTGCGCTACGTGTTTGAGAACAACGGCAGCAGTCCTGGGAAATGTATGAGCCCAGAGAGAGAGTATCTGGAATGGGATGAGATTCTGAAAGGTGAGGTGCAATCTATGCGTTGGATGTTTGAGAACAAGCCACTTGATGCCATCAAAGATGACACACCAGATGAGAACGAAAGCCGAAACATCGCGCAGCAGGAAATCATTGCTGGGAAAGATGTTAAATATACAACTTGGATGTTTGAAACACAACCTATTGATGCTCTGGGAACAGAAACCCCTGACTCAGTAGAGCATAGTAGAAAACTAACAGATCTAGCAAGAGGAGATGTGCAAACTGCAACCTGGTTATTTGAGACGCAGCCTCTGGACTGTATGAATAAAATTTACCAAGAGGATGACGAAGAGGAGCAGGTGGTGTTTACGAAAGACATTGCAGGAGGAGATGTAAAAACTGCCAGATACTTGTTTGAAACTCAGCATCTTGATTCCCTTGGCCACACTGAGACAATTGATGAATCACACTTCCTACAACTGAAGTCAGAACTGGAAGAGATTAAAGGTGAAGTCAAAACTACAACAAAAATGTTTGAGACACAACCTTTGTGTGTCATTCGGGGAGATTCCGGTGAGATGTTGGAGATTACAACCGTGCGACGTGAAGAAACCGAAAAAGGTGATGTAAAAACATCCCGCTGGCTTTTTGAAACCCAGCCGCTGGACATGATCAACAAAGACCCAACTAAAGTTAAGATCATTTGTGGAGTGTCCATGGAAGAAAACTATCAGGGTGGGGTGAATCGAGGTAGGTGGCTTTTTGAGACAAAGACCTTGGATCAAATCAAAGATGAAGAATTGGAAAACACCAAAACTCAAAAAGAGGAGATAATAGGAGCAGATGTTAAGAGACATTGCATGGTCTTTGAGACACAGCCCATGGATACTTTAAAAGACCATACCAATGCCAGGCCATCTGAACCAGAAGAGATCATTGGGGGTGATGTAACATCAGCCAGGCATTTGTTTGAGACTGTGCCAATGGAAAATCTGAAGGAGTTGCCTGAAGTTGGGAAACTACAAAAGGTCGTTGCATTGGAGGAGGAGAAAGGTGATGTGAGGCATCAGAGATGGTTATTCGAGAGTAAGCCTCTTGAGCAAATTAGGGAGGACAAAAAAGAAATCACACGAACAGTTAAGCTTCAGGAGATAGACAGGGGTGATGTCATCAACTGCAAGGAGATATTTGAGACCATGGATCTAAGTAAGTGCACGGACACACACAAGATAGCAGTGGAAGGTGTCACGAGTGGATCGGTGAAATCAAACAAAGTACTCTTTGAATCCACACCCTTGTATGCTGTACAGGACAGCTCAGGACATTACCACGAAGTCAAAACGGTACGACGTGAAGAAATTGTCAAGGGCGATGTACGAAGCTGCAAGTGGATGTTCGAGACTCGGCCAATCGACCAGTTTGACGacagtctaaacaaattccaaatTATCAAGGGAATTTCAAAACAGGAGATTCAATCAGGGGATGTCAAAACAGCCAAATGGTTGTTCGAAACTCAGCCTCTTGATGGGATCAAATATTTCAGTAGCATGGAAGAAGAGGAGAACAGAATGAACAAGGCCACCGAGATCCAAAAGGGTGATGTCAAAACTTGCAGGTGGCTGTTTGAGACTCAGCCGATGGATGAGCTATATGAGAAAGCTGAGGTAAAAACAGAGGACAACACAGAGATCCATAAAGGTGATGTTAAAACCTGTACCTGGCTTTTTGAGACCCAGACCCTTGACAGTATCAAAGATGAATCTGAAACCATTTTAAAAACTTGTACAGTCAAACAAGAGGATGTGCAAGGCAAGGATGTACGTCTGGCCCGCTTTCTCTTTGAAACTGAAAACCTGGAGAATATTCAAGGAGGTGAGGATCAGAGTAACTTTAAACGAGTCACACGGATCGATATCCAGTCTGGAGATGTATCAAGAATGAAGTATATATTTGAGACCCAGGCACCTGACATCATGACCTCCACTTCTGAGGAGACCATGCAGAAGCTAAAGTCTCGTCAGACTGAGGATATCCAGAAAGGAAATGTCGTCAACTGCACCTGGATGTTTGAAAATCAACCAATTGATTCCATcaaggagaacactgaagaatCCAAAGAGGTGCGTACAGTGACAGATGTTCAAGGAGGGAATGTTGACAAAGGTCGTTTTATCTTTGAAACCTATTCCCTGGATAAGATTCAAGAGGATTCTTCTGAGACAGAGATCAGCAAACTTCAGCGCATCATACGAGAGGAGATTGAAAAAGGAGATGTGAAAAACTACACCATGATGTTTGAGACCCAACCGTTGTATGCTATTCGAGACAAAGAAGGACACTTTCATGAAGTTACTACAGTCACAAAAGAGGAAATTCTGAGAGGTGATGTCATCGGGGCAAGATGGTTGTTTGAGACAAAGCCACTAGACTCAATAAAAGACGAAGATGAGGTTTATCTTATCAAAGCTGTTACTGAGGAAGATATACAGAAAGGCGATGTTACTACAGCAAGGTGGAGGTTTGAAACACAACCGCTTGATGAAATTTCTGAGGATATGAAGGTTACTCTAAAGACAGTTGCAGATATTAAGGGTGGAGATGTTAAAACAAACATGCAGCGCTTTGAAAATGACGACGTCTCTCAGAAATACGTGAGAACCGTTAGCATAAGTGAAATACAAAAAGGTGATGTGAGAAGTGCCACATGGATGTTTGAAACGCGTACAATTGACAAGATCCGTGGAGAGGGATCCGAATACGACGATATGGAAAAAGTGACACGAGAGGAAGTGCTGAAGGGTGATGTTAAACAGTCAGTGTGGCTTTTTGAAAAAGAGCCTCTTGATCGCATCAAGGACAGTGATGGAACAGAAATCATGATTTCTCGTGAGGAAATTCCCAAAGCTGACGTCAAGACGACAACATGGCTTTTTGAAACTACTCCGCTGACCGAGTTCAACGAAACCAACGTAGAGAGGACAGAGATCATCGGCAAAAGTGTCAAGGAGACGTTAGAGGAACTTTACAGTCAGAAAATGGTCGACTCCCATGGGATAATTATAGAAGCAGACGAGATTGGCGATGTTAGGATGGCCAAGTACAAACTGCTGAATCAGGAGACTCCAGAGATCCAGAGAGAGGAGGTTATACGAGGAGACCTGAATAACATCATGATGAACCTGCTCAATAGACGCGAGACCACAGAGAGAGGTATCACCATTGATGCAGAGGAGAGGGGAAATATCAACACAACTGTCAAACAGCTCTTTAGTCAAGATAAAGATGTTAATATTGAGAAGGAAGAAATCGTTAGAGGCGACATACAAGAAGCGATCAACAACCTGCTAAAGAAGGACGGGACAGCCAAACATGGTATTTTAATTCAGGAAGATGAGAAAGGAGACGTGAGGATGACCATATACTCCCTGCTGAACAAGGAAGAAGAAAGTGGACTTGTAAAAGAGGACGTTGTCAAAGGAAATGTCCGTGGGACTCTGCATAGGCTATTGTACAACAGTGATGCCAAAGACCAGTCCTCTAAAATACAAATAAGTGATACAGAGAGAGGTAATGTGAGTTTCTATTCAACTTGTATCGAGTCTGGAGCACTGGACTACCTTAGACAACTTCAGTTAGGATCAGATGAAACATATAATGAAACAAGTAAAGAAAAGATTATTGGAGGTGATGTGGAGCATACAAAATTGATCCTGAAGAACAGTCGTCATGCAATTGGACGAACTGTGGCTGAAGATGATATTGTtcctggggatgttcacaacaccGTGCAAGTTTTTATGATGGAACCAGTCCTGTCTTTGCACAATGTTGAGAAGGAAGAAATTGTAAAGGGAGACTTGAGAGCAGCACTTGACTCACTCACACAAGCAGTGAATCAGCACAAAGTTGTTGAAAAAGAGGAGGTGGTCAAAGGCGACATCAACACCACACTCAGATCTTTGGAAGAAGCCCAGAACCAACTCAAAGAAATGGAGAAACCTGAGATTGTCCGTGGGGACATCAGGGGTGCCCTTGAAAGTCTTGAACGATCAACCACTGCTAAGACTGAAGTAATTATTGAGGATGTAGTGGCTGGTGATATTAAGGGAACTTTAAAATCCCTTGAAGAGGCAAAGCAGGCAGTAAAAGAGGTTGAGAAAGAGGAAATTGTTAGAGGTGACATCCAGGCAGCTTTACTGAATTTACAAGAAGCATCTACTGAGAAGAAATTCATCCAGCATCAAGTGAGCGAGCAGGGTGACGTAAAGGGCACCATCCAGCTCCTACTGGAACCAGTCTCCTCACCACAATTGCAAAGAAGAGCTAGCACAGAAGGTGATGTTAAAATGTCAATAAAATCTCTTTATGAGCAAGAACAAACCCAGATAGATAAGGAGGAGGTGATCAAGGGAGATGTTCATGAAACCATCAAATGTCTTATGAAGAAGAAAGAACAATCAAGCCATAAGTCAAAAGTAAATCCTTCCAGTAGAGTTAAATCTTCCAAAAGTATTTCTCAGGAAGAAGTTTGTGAATGCCCTGCTACACCCAAGGTTGAGTCCTCAAATCCACACTCTTCAAAAAATCTGCCTAAGAGAATTGAAACAAGTGTGAACACACAAAAGCAAACAGAGGTCAAAACTAATCAATGTCAGATCTTAACTCGAGAGCACAGCTCTGAAACCAAACATATGACATCAGTTGGTCAATCGGAATCATCCCAGTTCTCACAGAAGATAAATGTAAAAGAGCAGCaacaaaagcaaaaacaaaaccctGGTCCTGCAATCATAAAGAAACGTGTGGGAAAACAGACAGGTGAGAAAAAAGCTGAAAGTGCTGCTGTTTGCGCTGCCGAGTGTGACACAaaggaaacaaaacaaacaactgaaacCGCAAAGCAAACACAAGAAATAAAGACGGTCACACAGGTTCAGACCAAAGTAACAACAGAGCACACCACCATTACACAAAAGAACACCAAGAATTTATCATCAGAACAAAATGTAAAGAGTCTAAAGACTGAGCAGAACATCAAGAGTCTGAACCGCAACCTGAATCCAAAGGGAATGATCAAAAAGAAATCTCAACCAGAAATTCACTTCCCCCCTCCTCCAACCTCTCCTCCACCACCTTCTGAGTCCGAgttctctcttcctcctcctccatctcCAGTCACGGAGCCTTTCATCCCTCCTCATTCGCATTTGGCCATGAGGCAGGATAGTGACCCTTCCCTTCcaccacctcctccccctgccatTGAAGCAGAGGCTGAGTTCTTTCCCCCACCTCCCCAAGACTTCCTCCCACCTCCACCATCGCAACAAGAACTCAACTCGGCGACTCAGCCAAATCTTGGAAAGCCAAAGGGCCGACCTCTATTCAAAGTGCCTAAGCCTGAGCCTCCTAAGCAGACAGATCCACCCAAGATTAAGTGGCAGAAGAAACAAACTGCTCCTGCTCCCCCACCACCTCCTCCACAACCACCTGTGCTTGAACAGACGGAAAAAGAAGCAAAACATACTACAACAGTCACAGAAACCAAAGCAAGGGACAAAAAGCATGATGTAAATATAAAGTCAACCGAGATGCCACTTCCACCAGTCACCAAAGTTCCCTCAAAAATCCCAGTGCAGATACCAGAGCCGGAGGAACCCCCACGACCTAAGAAAGTATTTATTCCTCCAATTAAACTTCCTCCATCCCCAGAGCCTGCTACTGGGCCAAAGCCCAGACTTTATGCAAGGAAATTCAAAACGCCACTCATGCTGGCAGAAGAAAAATACCGCAAAGAAAGAGATGAAGCTGAGAAAAGTAAGACAGGATCTACTCCAACATCTCCTCCTGAAAGCATCAAGATTGAGGACTTGGATGTGGTGAATACAGAAACAGAGTTGACCACAGACAAACTCTCACAGTCACAAATTACAGCTGAAACACAGCAGGTACATCCTAGTGAACCAGAGCCAGTCACGGTGCCCAAAGGGCCAGCTGCAGGAACACCAGAACAATCTGCCCCAAAAACAGCTCACCCCCAGCCCCTACAAAAGGTCCCTACAACCTTTCAGTTGAGCAAACCTTCCTTTCCCAAAGTAGGTAAGAAAACTGCTGTTACTACAGATAAAAAGCAAGCGAtccaaactacagctgaaatcaAAGTTCAGCCAACATCCCTATTCCCTCCTTTACCAGCAACTGAGCACCTTGAAAATGTAAAGGCAAGTTCTCACACATCTGCATCCAAGCAAACCATTACTCAAGTTCAATCTAAGCAACAAATCTCAGCAAATATTCAGTGTCAACATACTGGCTCTATAAAAGCTGAAGAAACTGTAACTGAAGAAACAAAGAAGGCTCCCCCACAACCGACAAAGATCCCAAAAGTGACCCCAAGCTTCAAAGTTAAAACATTTAAGATGCCCAATCAGGAGAAGCTGGAAGAAAAGAAGGAATCAACCCAGAAAGAGCAAACAGTTATATCTCAGGTCTGTGCAGATCAGGTTTCCTCCAAAATGGAAAAGCAAGAGCAAGTAGACCAAATCACCAAGGACATAAAGCTGGAGATAGATCTGAAAAAAgtcaaacaaaagccaaaaaagcaGCTGCCTACTGTGGCACCAAAACCATCAGTGGAGATGCATCATGTTCTACCAGCCGTGTCTAAGGAGGTTCATCAGCAAGGGTCAGGACAAACAGTTATTCAATCTCAACAGACTATTAAGGAGGAACATGTTCTGGTACATGAGGAGAAGGTCAGTCAGAGCTCAGTtcaacagcaaaatattcatcaaAAGGGAAAATTTCAGATCAAGAAACAAACAAGGGGTTCTGAaataccagcaggtgaggtggaggctaGTAAACAGCACTCACAAAAAGAATCCTACCAGATGGAGATTAAGGAAACTGCAGCTGAGACATCAGATATCCAGAAGCATGAGGAGATGCAAAAATTGCTGAGTCATATCAAGGTGATGCAGGAATCAGGGGGGAAAATGGATGCCAAGTCAGTCAAAATAATGTTGAGTATGATCCCAGAATGGTTGCTAGGAGTTGCCGAAAAGGTAGAACTAAGCCGTGCACAGTACAACAAGCAAAAACTTCAGGAAATCATCATGTATGTGAGGAATCTTGCTCAAATAAAACTTACTTTTTTAGAGGCAAATTTGGCTGCACTGGAGAAGACGGAGTCTAAGCCAGTAGAGGAGAAGAAAGCTGTTGGTGGCACAACACAGAAAATATCGAAAATAAGCATTGGTTCAGCTAAAGTGGAATCTCAGAAAAAAACAACTGTTCAAGACATTAAAAGTACAGAGTTCAAAACAATGCCTCCAGAGCTTAGAATGAGAACACCATCTCCTACATATATTTGCATTGAGACTGCCAGAAGAACAGACTCTCCTCTGCAAGTTACCCCCTCTCCTCCACCATACAGGTCAGGTGCTACCCCAACACCCCCACCTCGTTGGTCTGAAACCCCTACAAACATTAGCCGAGCTACACCATCTCCAACTATTAGTCGCTCAGAGAAGCTAGCCAAACTAAGAGACACAACTGCCAAGCTCTCTCATGGTGCATCCCCTCTTTCAACTGCTTTGCCTGGGCAAGTTATTGTGCAAGGTCAAATGGAGGAGTCTCACTTGTCCAGCCACCAGGAAATCAGTTTTGAGACCCACCTGATGGAGTCATCTATGCTGCAGTCATCCGTGGAGCCCAATGAAGACTCCGTGAGGAGTGTTAAAGACAAGAGAGAGTTTTTTGAGGAGGCTCAGAAGGCAGAGATGAACCGCCACTATATGCGGAAAGATCCTATTGATATCCCAGACCGCCTGGGGCCAGAAGAGGATGACGAGAAAGAGATTCCTATTGATGTCCATGACAGAATGAAAGAGGACATGCCCAGGGTTGACCTGTCCAGACTTGTCAATAAATTTGAATCCCCAAAGCCCAAAGTGTATATAAGGAAGGATCCAATTCTTATTCCTGAGAGACTTGGTAGTGATACTGAGGATGCAGAGCATGAACCAGAGAAAAAACCTTCCCGGGTGGAAGAGATGCCATCCTTCGATATCAAGGCCCTGAAGAATGTTTTTGAAATGGGTGACCAGGCCCACCAATATCTCAGAGAGGACAGAAAGAATCTTGAGATGCGGGAGGAATCGACAGAACCCACCGGGTTCTCTGAGAAAAACTCTGTTACAGAGCATTTCTCAACCGTTGACGAGTTTGGTAACACAGTGGTGGGATCAAGGAGCCATAGTACCTCTCATTCTCAGAGCGTGACCACACGTCGCGATCCACCAACATATGCAGATGTGGTACGAGGGAAGGTTCATGTCCTGGATGTTCCACCTGAGGCTTCAGCAGAACAACTTCTGAAGAATTTCCAGCAGTCCTGGGCAGATAgtgaaaatgttttcaagaacctGGGATTCAGTGTCTCGGAACAGCATACCTCTCAGAGTGCATCACATCAACAGCACACTGTTGTCACTG AAAATAAGGGTGTCAGACAACGAACTATGTCGGGTATGTCGGAAGAAGGTGTATCCCATGGAGTCTCTCATAGCAGACAAACAAAACTTTCATAA